Proteins from one bacterium genomic window:
- a CDS encoding GlsB/YeaQ/YmgE family stress response membrane protein yields MGLGSWIIMGLVAGAIAKFLLPGKDPGGCIMTPVIGVIGALIGGFIATYLGFGGISGFDIRSLVIAILGAIILLLVLRVFKGEKKKE; encoded by the coding sequence ATGGGTTTGGGATCCTGGATCATCATGGGCCTCGTAGCCGGCGCGATCGCCAAGTTCTTGCTGCCCGGCAAAGACCCCGGTGGCTGCATCATGACGCCGGTGATCGGTGTCATTGGCGCCCTGATCGGGGGCTTCATCGCGACCTATCTCGGCTTCGGCGGCATTTCCGGCTTCGACATTCGGAGCCTGGTCATCGCCATACTCGGCGCGATCATCCTGCTTCTCGTTTTGCGGGTCTTCAAAGGCGAAAAGAAGAAGGAATAG